One Salvia splendens isolate huo1 chromosome 1, SspV2, whole genome shotgun sequence genomic window, CACGTCTATCAATAATGAATACAGTAGGTGGAAACTCACAATATTTGATCCGCTGCTCCTGAGATAAATTTTCTAACCGTTGCTTCAGGGCTTTATTTTCCATGCTGAGAATAAGGTTTTGCTGGTTGAGAAATTCAAGCTCAGCAGAAATTTCAGAGCCTTCTGCCTGCAACTAAGAAAGCATAGTCAAATACCAAATCTGAACTATAAGCAGATTATACACCATTTTAGGACTTGTAAGCACTGTCATACTTGCCTGTAGAGTTTGAACGTGTCTTTCAAGTTCAGCTATGTATTGAAGCTTCCGCACACGAGAACGTTGAGCGAATTGCCTGCATTAGGCATTTACAAATCCATTGGGTATATTAAAGATAACAGAAAATTGTCTGAAAAAAATGGCAGCTTCAGAAAATGCACCAAATTCTTTAGTGAAGGGCCTTTACATTTTTCAATCGTGTGATCAGAATATgagctaaaaataaaacataaaaaaacatagCAAATGGAAGAGTATCTATGCCTTAAGATTCATCTCGTTAACAGATCCACTGGAGCTCAATATGTTTACCTAGCAAAACATAAGAGATAAAAGCAGTAGACTACATTTAGATCCATAAAGCAAAGCATTGTCACACTCACATGCATCCATATAGACAACTAATCTTTAAATTTGCAAAGAATTAGAGGCCCATGTAACCACTTAAACACTATATAAAGCTCTTTCCCACAACCTATAGGGGCTCGAGCATCAACATACGTTAAAGCCTGTGACACTAAACAAACAACTAATCAGATTATATTACAACTCATTTTAGATAGTCCTGAAAAGAAATCTCACGGTCTTGTAATAAATAAGACAAatatcaaaaatataaattttgacatttttatcCAAACTTTCCACCTTACAGAAACCAGTTATTACGTCATAAGAACAAAGTGATCAGGTTTTTCttaaaagaagaaaattatCTTTGAAAAGAGAACTCGTCCATTCGTAATAGGGATTGGGATGAGAACTTAGCTACCTATGTTAGTGCAGCTAAGATAAAACTAGAGCAAAACTTGTACCCACGGTAAAGACAAATACTCcttactactactaatatagcATGATCAACGTGATCATCTATCATTGCAGAGGTTCTTCAAAGAATTCCAAGACACGTGTTTCAACAATTTTCTGCTCAGCCAGTCACTTCACTTTCAGTTAAGAAAATTCACTGGGTTTTGAATCATATAACTATATATAAgattcatttatatatatttgagaCAGAATAATGCCTATCAAAAGTATCAGACAGACAATAACAAACTACACCTCATAATTGGGGTGATTACTAATAAACATAGATATCACCATGCACAAGTAAGAGATATTTGATAAATGTCCTGAAATTGATGCGCTTAAATTCAAGTATATAATGATTCAATCATGTATTTCACAATAGAAGCATAGTAGTGAAGTTAAAACTAATAGTAAGAGGAAACACATCTTACAAAGGGTAAGGAAACACAAAAGGTGAACTTGAAGTTCAAACTCTAACTTAAAACCACTCAATTTATATGGAATAAAGACGGGTGCACTTACTGCTTGGCTCGTTTTGTGTCAGTGTCTGATGCCAGATTCTTAACATGGGTGTCTTTTTTCTCAGATGGGCCTTTTGGGTCTTGAGAAATAGATTCAACATCTGACTTTTGAGCAGATGAAGTTGGATTTCTATCAGCGTCTAGCGAGGAGTTCACTGATCCGGCATTCTGGATGGTGGCAACATTCCTAGAAGGAATGCCACAAGGAGGTGCAATTGAATTCACAGGTGCATCCCATGGCTTGTTCTTGGTTTTGCCAGAAGGGTTTGGATCCAAATAGAAAGAACTTTGCCGCATGTCCCTATGAAAGTCAAAGTCTTGAGATCCCCATAAAGGCAATGGAATCATATTCTTGAACTTGATATCATCTTGAGCTGCATAGTTCATGCTTCCAGCATTAGCTGTATCGATATATGCAAAAGAGTCACTTGATGAGCGACGATGACCTCCTTTGCGCAAAGGCGTTTCTGGTTCATCGAGGAGTTCATCTAACCAAGATGGTTGTTCCTCTATCAAAAAACTTTCAGAAGAAGTACGTTGATGATGTGGACTTCCTTCTCTGGGTTTTGGAAAAGATTTTGGACCAATCACTGAAGTAGGAATGTATTCAGCATATGATGGAGAGATGCTAGGAAATGGACTTTTAGGAGGCAATAATGGATTCTTCCCATTATACATCATGTTTCTAACGGTAGATGGTCCCTTGGAGTTTGCCATAGTTGAGGAGGCCAGTACCTGTAACAAACATTTAACATATAACATGAGAATTGTACATTCCGAAGCAAACACCAGACCAGGAGACCATATCAAAACACATGGCTGCAGCATTATCTAAGAACAAAAAGAAGGCAGAAGAATCACTGAATCAAAAATGACTAAACAACAACAATTTTCTA contains:
- the LOC121749351 gene encoding uncharacterized protein At4g06598-like isoform X2; translation: MANSKGPSTVRNMMYNGKNPLLPPKSPFPSISPSYAEYIPTSVIGPKSFPKPREGSPHHQRTSSESFLIEEQPSWLDELLDEPETPLRKGGHRRSSSDSFAYIDTANAGSMNYAAQDDIKFKNMIPLPLWGSQDFDFHRDMRQSSFYLDPNPSGKTKNKPWDAPVNSIAPPCGIPSRNVATIQNAGSVNSSLDADRNPTSSAQKSDVESISQDPKGPSEKKDTHVKNLASDTDTKRAKQQFAQRSRVRKLQYIAELERHVQTLQAEGSEISAELEFLNQQNLILSMENKALKQRLENLSQEQRIKYFEHDVLEREAGRLRGLYQQQQKLLQAKQQISSNHQRAKSRDLDQQLANLSLKLKETSSGQDSLSDQLHM
- the LOC121749351 gene encoding uncharacterized protein At4g06598-like isoform X1, yielding MANSKGPSTVRNMMYNGKNPLLPPKSPFPSISPSYAEYIPTSVIGPKSFPKPREGSPHHQRTSSESFLIEEQPSWLDELLDEPETPLRKGGHRRSSSDSFAYIDTANAGSMNYAAQDDIKFKNMIPLPLWGSQDFDFHRDMRQSSFYLDPNPSGKTKNKPWDAPVNSIAPPCGIPSRNVATIQNAGSVNSSLDADRNPTSSAQKSDVESISQDPKGPSEKKDTHVKNLASDTDTKRAKQQFAQRSRVRKLQYIAELERHVQTLQLQAEGSEISAELEFLNQQNLILSMENKALKQRLENLSQEQRIKYFEHDVLEREAGRLRGLYQQQQKLLQAKQQISSNHQRAKSRDLDQQLANLSLKLKETSSGQDSLSDQLHM